In the genome of Bubalus kerabau isolate K-KA32 ecotype Philippines breed swamp buffalo chromosome 8, PCC_UOA_SB_1v2, whole genome shotgun sequence, one region contains:
- the NOBOX gene encoding homeobox protein NOBOX, translating into MEPTRERGPELRGQGGGGKSPAARLEEKEEALQRSAPHTQDAPGKDVPISCTIYGEKRPSEAPGEGTEPMKACQRPSPGALHEDRSLASPRPQPQGQGPPFPGTEGRPGKRPYSPAAGEQKKPMDVGPASTASPSSANPARATYNQGPCGLGRGSCHVANLLNTLAQKNQNLDQEKRSPEVTCQVRKKTRTLYRSDQLEELERLFQDDHYPDSDKRREIAQTVGVTPQRIMVWFQNRRAKWRKMNGKESKDAPAGLALTPALASNQCSSVAELPPTESTILEPGTLPQDSLPEPSMLLTSDQTLGPNLQNEGPQRRPVTPPLFSPPPVRRANLPFPLGPVHAPQLMPLLLDTLGSDSSHKDGPCGLWGTSITPPPACSYLEDLEPQEYQSSSSQPGPFPFSQAPQTQFFQHPQPQFPYLHPFPLPSSLTPPLPEDPLFALSCGPSGGSSQGYFPGPPSGPILLQPPAGNVGTVPWADPCLPDLPFPSAFCPQALGGPPGGDGCFLDLFAAPYAQASGRPPSPSLTQMPESAPPAAGKAPLSQAQEEPPAAPGERPPAPEEEDKSGHGP; encoded by the exons ATGGAGCCCACCCGGGAGCGCGGCCCGGAGTTGCGGG GCCAGGGGGGTGGAGGCAAGTCCCCTGCtgccaggctggaggagaaggaggaagcccTGCAGAGGTCAGCCCCCCACACTCAGGACGCCCCAGGCAAGGACGTGCCTATTTCCTGCACCATCTACGGGGAGAAGCGGCCGTCAGAGGCCCCTGGGGAAGGGACTGAGCCTATGAAAGCCTGCCAGCGCCCCAGCCCAGGGGCTCTCCATGAAGACAGGAGCCTGGCCTCGCCTAGACCCCAGCCTCAGGGGCAAGGGCCTCccttcccagggacagagggcagGCCGGGGAAGAGGCCCTACTCTCCAGCCGCCGGCGAGCAGAAGAAGCCTATGGATGTGGGTCCGGCCTCGACGGCATCTCCCAGCAGCGCTAACCCGGCTCGGGCCACGTACAACCAAGGGCCTTGTGGGTTAGGCCGGGGGTCCTGCCATGTGGCCAACCTCCTCAACACACTGGCCCAGAAGAACCAAAACCTGGACCAGGAGAAGAGGTCCCCGGAAGTGACCTGCCAGGTCCGGAAGAAGACACGCACCCTGTACCGCTCGG ACCAGCTGGAGGAGCTAGAAAGGCTCTTCCAAGATGACCACTATCCAGACAGCGATAAGCGCCGGGAGATTGCCCAGACGGTGGGGGTCACCCCCCAGCGCATCATG GTGTGGTTCCAGAATCGCCGGGCCAAGTGGCGAAAAATGAATGGGAAGGAGAGTAAGGACGCACCTGCCGGTCTCGCCCTTACCCCAGCCCTCGCCAGCAACCAATGCAG CTCTGTGGCCGAGCTGCCACCTACCGAGTCCACGATCCTGGAGCCTGGGACCCTCCCTCAGGATTCCCTTCCAG AGCCGTCCATGCTGCTGACATCTGACCAGACTCTGGGCCCAAACCTGCAGAATGAGGGCCCCCAGAGAAGGCCTGTGACACCCCCACTCTTCAGCCCCCCACCTGTCCGAAGAGCCaaccttccctttccccttggcCCTGTGCACGCCCCCCAGCTGATGCCACTGCTGCTGGACACCCTGGGCAGCGACAGCAGCCACAAGGATGGCCCTTGTGGGTTGTGGGGAACAAG CATCACTCCACCCCCTGCCTGCTCATACTTAGAGGATCTGGAACCCCAGGAGTACCAATCCAGCAGCAGCCAGCCAGGACCGTTCCCCTTCTCCCAGGCACCACAGACCCAGTTCTTCCAACACCCGCAGCCCCAGTTTCCATACCTGCACCCCTTCCCCTTGCCCAGCTCGCTGACTCCGCCGCTGCCCGAAGACCCTCTCTTTGCCTTGTCCTGTGGCCCCAGCGGGGGCTCATCCCAGGGCTATTTCCCAGGCCCTCCATCAGGGCCCATCCTGCTGCAGCCACCGGCCGGGAACGTGG GTACGGTGCCTTGGGCCGACCCCTGCCTGCCAGACTTGCCGTTCCCCAGTGCCTTCTGCCCGCAGGCTCTGGGGGGCCCCCCGGGAGGGGACGGCTGCTTCCTGGACCTGTTTGCTGCCCCCTACGCGCAGGCTTCAGGTAGGCCGCCTTCCCCAAGCCTCACCCAGATGCCCGAGAGCGCCCCGCCTGCAGCGGGAAAAGCCCCGCTCAGCCAGGCCCAGGAGGAACCACCGGCTGCCCCAGGGGAGCGGCCCCCGGCCCCCGAGGAAGAAGACAAGAGTGGCCATGGCCCCTAG